One region of Palaemon carinicauda isolate YSFRI2023 chromosome 40, ASM3689809v2, whole genome shotgun sequence genomic DNA includes:
- the LOC137631539 gene encoding RNA exonuclease 1 homolog: MDHPSLYERLERHRYERLERRVLSENLMKQYSYPRPHPHVKGQALISNARKKYSQIPSNGTKVCRRCRAAYSVNGNGKAVKPEVCNYHPNNTPNPGKPYRCCGGGYTAKPCKTALQHVSDDFDLSNMTGFLLTKENMSVTGREAYALDAEMIYTECGLEIACLSIVNTKCEVVYETMILPDNPILDYNTEFSKLTSSDFAGVTTTLKDVHKKLLTLWGPNTILIGHGLESDLIKLRVIHDKVVDTLVLYPHKRGLPFLNSLQYLKDNYLSSSTFAGTSKKCGQDAIAVMKLAKRIS, from the coding sequence ATGGACCACCCCAGCCTGTACGAGAGACTTGAGCGTCACCGGTACGAGAGACTTGAGCGTCGTGTCCTCTCTGAGAACCTTATGAAACAGTACAGCTATCCACGTCCTCATCCACATGTTAAAGGCCAAGCACTGATATCCAATGCAAGAAAGAAGTACTCACAGATACCAAGCAATGGAACAAAAGTATGTAGACGATGCAGAGCGGCTTACTCTGTCAATGGAAATGGCAAAGCTGTAAAGCCTGAGGTTTGCAACTACCATCCTAACAATACACCAAACCCAGGAAAACCATATAGATGTTGCGGTGGCGGGTACACTGCCAAGCCATGCAAGACTGCTTTACAACATGTCTCTGACGATTTTGACCTTTCCAATATGACTGGGTTCCTACTAACAAAGGAGAATATGTCTGTTACAGGACGGGAAGCTTATGCTCTTGATGCGGAAATGATATACACTGAATGTGGTCTAGAAATTGCATGCTTGTCGATTGTCAACACCAAATGTGAAGTAGTTTATGAGACTATGATTCTACCTGATAATCCCATTTTGGATTACAATACAGAGTTTTCAAAACTCACTTCTTCAGATTTTGCAGGGGTAACAACCACTCTGAAAGACGTTCATAAAAAATTGCTAACCCTTTGGGGTCCTAACACTATCCTCATAGGTCATGGACTAGAAAGTGACTTGATCAAACTGAGAGTGATACATGATAAAGTTGTGGATACTCTGGTGTTATACCCACACAAGAGAGGGCTCCCATTCTTGAACTCCTTGCAGTATTTGAAGGATAATTATCTATCATCAAGCACGTTTGCAGGGACTTCTAAGAAATGTGGCCAAGATGCAATTGCAGTCATGAAGCTCGCTAAACGGATAAGTTAG